In Desulfomonile tiedjei, the following proteins share a genomic window:
- a CDS encoding AAA family ATPase, with the protein MKCPQCEIELPNGSKFCKECGNKLELTCPGCGKSVPPDSKFCLECGRSLIAPGATTLRKDLSFDEKLAKIQKYLPGGLTEKILSQKERIEGERRHVTIMFVDMKGFTPLTEKLGPEETFSLMDKVFELIIHKVHEYEGTVNEMRGDGVLAFFGAPIALEDAPQRAIRSSLAIHRELTRFNDKLKTEKNIPPVLVRIGINSGPVVVGTVGNDLRVQFTAVGDTINMAARMEQLAEPGTTYVTEDTFKLAEGYFRFEALGEREIKGKESPLKVYRVIAPSTRTTRFDVSAERGLSRFIGRERELELLLDAFERAKAGRGQAVSIMGEAGVGKSRLLYEFRKAVANEDILFLEGKCLSYGRGVAYHPIIDILKSNFGIDDGEADANVT; encoded by the coding sequence ATGAAATGTCCACAGTGCGAAATCGAGCTTCCCAATGGCTCTAAGTTCTGCAAGGAGTGCGGCAATAAGCTCGAACTCACCTGTCCCGGATGCGGCAAGAGCGTACCCCCCGATAGCAAATTCTGCCTGGAGTGCGGCCGCAGTCTGATTGCTCCCGGAGCCACCACCCTGCGCAAAGACCTCTCCTTTGACGAAAAGCTTGCCAAGATTCAGAAGTACCTGCCCGGCGGTCTGACTGAGAAGATCCTGTCGCAAAAGGAGCGGATAGAGGGAGAGCGGCGGCACGTCACCATCATGTTCGTTGATATGAAGGGTTTCACACCGCTCACTGAAAAGCTCGGCCCAGAGGAGACTTTTTCTCTGATGGATAAGGTCTTCGAACTCATCATCCACAAGGTCCATGAGTACGAAGGCACGGTGAATGAAATGCGGGGTGATGGAGTCTTGGCATTCTTCGGAGCCCCCATTGCCCTTGAGGATGCTCCCCAGCGGGCAATCCGATCCTCCCTGGCCATCCATAGAGAGCTGACCCGGTTCAACGACAAGCTCAAAACTGAGAAGAACATCCCGCCAGTGCTGGTGCGGATCGGTATCAACTCTGGTCCTGTCGTGGTGGGTACTGTCGGAAACGATCTTCGGGTTCAATTCACGGCCGTCGGGGACACCATCAACATGGCGGCAAGGATGGAGCAACTGGCTGAGCCGGGGACCACGTATGTCACCGAGGATACGTTCAAGCTCGCCGAAGGATACTTCCGTTTCGAGGCCCTCGGAGAGCGAGAAATCAAAGGTAAAGAAAGTCCTTTGAAGGTCTATCGTGTGATCGCTCCGAGCACTAGAACCACTAGATTTGATGTTAGTGCTGAGCGTGGCCTTTCCCGCTTTATCGGACGTGAAAGGGAATTGGAACTCTTACTTGATGCCTTTGAGAGAGCAAAGGCGGGCAGAGGTCAGGCTGTCTCCATCATGGGCGAGGCCGGAGTCGGAAAGTCCCGGCTTCTGTATGAGTTCAGAAAGGCTGTGGCTAACGAAGACATCTTGTTCCTGGAAGGAAAGTGTCTCTCTTACGGCCGTGGGGTTGCCTATCACCCTATAATTGACATCCTGAAATCAAACTTTGGCATAGATGACGGCGAAGCGGATGCGAATGTCAC